The nucleotide sequence GCAGCGCTTCTCTGGCTGTTCAGCCGGGATGGCCTGAAAGGTTATTTTGAGGATGACAGGGGCGATGGCCTGAAAGCCGGATTTACCGGGAAAAAGAAGTGGCTGGCAGGGATTCTGGCAGTTGTCCTTACCATAACAGGAATCATTGGGAGCATGTGCTGGTTTCAGCGTTTTACCCTGGAGGGAGTGGAATATCGCTGTTTCTTCTACAAGAAAGAATATGCCTGGCAGGATGTGGAAGGTCTGATATTGAAGGCAGATTTTCAGGGTAGTCTGATATTTGAATTTCATATGAAAAATGGCAGAAAATATTCTTTTAATGGTGGAATTTTATGGTGTGTGGAATATTTCAGCCATGGGTTTGAACAGAAATTTCCGGAAGATGTATACGATTACGCCCGCTGGCTGGGCCGGGAACTGGGCCGCCGGCATGTGCCTCTGGAGGCGAAAGAGGATTGGGGCAGTCTGATGGAGGAACTGGAGTATGATTCCTGGAAAAGCCTGGCAGAGGACGTCCGCAAGTGTTATGAGAAAGCAGCGGAACAGACGGGAACAGTCCGGTAATTTTTTTAGCATGAAAAGGAAAAGAGGAAAAGATTATGGAAGATAAAAATATGCAGGAAATCCTGCAGAAGGCAGAAGTATTGATTGAAGCTCTGCCATATATCCAGCGGTTTAACCGCAAAATTATTGTGGTAAAATATGGCGGCAGCGCCATGGTAGATGAGGAATTGAAAAAGAGCGTAATCCAGGATGTGACCTTATTGAAGCTGGTGGGATTTAAACCTATTATTGTCCATGGAGGCGGAAAGGAAATCAGCAAGTGGGTGGAAAAATCCGGTATGGAGCCGGAATTTGTAAACGGTCTGCGGAAAACCGATGCGGCCACTATGGAAATTGCGGAAATGGTGCTGGGAAAGGTCAATAAGTCACTGGTGCAGATGGTGCAGGAGCTGGGTGTCAACGCCATTGGCATCAGCGGTAAAGACGGCGGGCTTCTGAAGGTGGATAAAAAGTATTCCCAGGGGCAGGATATCGGCTTTGTGGGAGACGTGAAAGAGGTAAATCCCAAAGTACTGTTTGATTTGCTGGAAAAGGACTTCCTTCCCATTGTGTGCCCCATCGGCCTGGGAGATGCATTTGACACCTACAATATCAATGCGGACGACGCGGCCTGCGCTATTGCAAGAGCAGTAAATGCGGAAAAACTGGCATTTTTAACGGATATTGAAGGAGTATACAAAGACCCCGAAGACAAATCCACTCTGATTTCCGAACTGTCTGTTTCCGAGGCCCAGGAGCTGATTGGAGACGGGTATATTGGCGGAGGAATGCTGCCCAAGCTGAATAACTGTATTGACGCCATTGAAAACGGAGTGTCGAGAGTGCATATTCTGGACGGCCGGATTCCTCATTGCCTGCTGTTGGAAATTTTTACCAACCGGGGAATTGGAACAGCTATTCTGGGAGACAGTGAAGAACGGTTTTACAGTAAAAAGTAATTTATAAAACGTTGGTAATTGTACATGAAATTTTGATAACTGGCTTGTTTTGCAATTACCAGAGTATATGGAAAAGGAGAAAACAATGGAAGCAAATGCATGGATAGACCAGGCGGAGCATGCAATTTTACATACTTATAACCGCTATCAGATTATACTGGAACGGGGAGAAGGCGTTTACCTCTATGATACGGAAGGAAAAAAGTATCTGGATTTTGCGGCAGGAATTGCAGTGCAGGCCCTGGGATATGGGAACAAAGAGTACAATGACGCTCTGAAAATGCAGATTGACCGGCTGCTTCACACCTCAAATCTGTATTATAATCAGCCCACCATAGAAGCAGCAAAAAAACTCTGCGAGGTTTCCGGCATGGAGCGGGTATTTTTTACCAACAGCGGAACTGAGGCAATCGAAGGGGCCATTAAGGCGGCCAAAAAATATGCTTACGAAAAAGACGGGACTACGGACCATGAAATTATTGCCATGGAACATTCTTTTCACGGAAGAAGCCTTGGGGCATTGTCCGTAACGGGAAATGCCCATTACCGGGAACCTTTTGAACCGCTGCCCGGCATTGTAAAATTTGCGGAATATAATAATCTGGACAGCCTGGAAGCTCTTATCAGTGAGAAAACCTGCGCCATTATTATGGAAACAGTACAGGGAGAAGGCGGTATTTATCCTGCTGAGCAGGAGTTTCTGACGGGGGTTAAGCAGCTCTGTGAAATCCATGATATTCTGCTGATTCTGGATGAAATCCAGTGCGGTATGGGAAGAAGCGGCCAGATGTTTGCCTGGCAGACGTATGGCGTAAAGCCGGACATCATGACCTGCGCCAAGGCGCTGGGCTGCGGCGTTCCGGTGGGAGCCTTTCTGATGACAGAAAAAGTGGCCCGGTCTTCCCTGAAACCGGGAGACCATGGTACCACCTATGGGGGAAATCCCTTTGTGGGCGCGGCAGTCAGCAAGGTGCTGGATATTTTTAAAGAGCAGAATATTACCGGCCATGTGCAGGAGATTTCCGTCTATCTGGAAGAACAGCTGGAAGAACTGAAACAGGATTACGGATTTGTGAAGGCAAGGCGTGGCCTGGGCCTGATGCAGGGGCTGGAGTTAGGGCCGGAAGTGCCGGCAGGAGAAATCAGCAAAAAAGCTCTGGAGCAGGGTTTGATTCTGATTACCGCAGGAAATAATGTGCTGCGGTTTGTGCCGCCCCTTGTGATTGAAAAAGTGCATGTGGATGAGATGACAGAAATTCTGAGAAAAATCTTTGAGCCATACGGAAAGTAAAAGTGTGTCTGATGATGGAAACTCAGGTAAATGGAGAGAATAAAAATTGTATTTTGAACCCCGTGGGAGGCGTATGGCCTACCTATGGGGTTTTAAAGAAAATATGGGTAGTCTGCCAGAAAAGATTATGATAAAATATAAGCAGGAGGGGTGAGGTCATGAATATGGACACTACCATAGCGAAGAATATCCGTGTGTCTGATGAGAAAGCCGGTTATGATGCGGCCTGTAAGCGGCTGCTTTCGGAAAAAATTATTTTAGCATGGATTATGAAGAACTGCCTGGAAGAATATCGTGATTGTGATGTGAATGAGATTGCAGAGAAATATATTGAAGATACACCACAGGTAGGAGAAGTGGCAGTTGCCCCGGATGAATCCAATCATGTTTCTATGATACATGGAGCTGGAAATGAAGATACTTCTCTGACAGAAGGAACCGTTACCTATGATATCCGGTTTTTTGCAACAGCCCCTGTATCCGGGGAATTAATTCGTCTGATTATGAATCTTGAAGCGCAAAATGACTTCTATCCGGGGTATCCGCTGATAAAGAGGGGAGTCTATTATTGCAGCCGGATGGTTTCCGCGCAATACGGAACAGAATTTACAAATTCTCACTATGAGAATATCAAAAAGGTATACAGCATATGGATTTGCATGAATCCGCCCAAAAACCGAGAGAACAGTATTACCCGTTATTATATTGCGGAAGAGAACCTGGTGGGCAGCGTAAAGGAATGCAAAGCGGATTATGATTTGATGGCGGTTGTTATGATCTGCCTTGGGAAAGAGGAAGATTCAGGTACAGATTTATTAAAATTGTTGCATGTGCTTTTGTCCACAGAGACAGATTCAGAGGATAAGTGCCGGATATTGGAGAAAGATTTTCATATCAGAATGACTCAGACATTGGAAAGTGAGGTGTCGCTTATGTGCAATTTAAGTAAGGGAGTGGAGGAGAAAGGTATTGAAAAGGGAAGGCAGGAAGGAAGGCAGGAGGGAAGGCAGGAAGGAATAAAAGCGATGGTATCAGCATTAAAGGATTTACAAATTGCAGACAGTATAATTTTGAATAAAATCCAGGAAAAGTTTCATTTGCCAGAAGAAACAGCCAGAATGTATTTGTAAACATAACAGGCAGCGAATTTCCATGTTCTGCCTGAAATAATACTACGAGATGTTATGCATTCGGGTACGTTATGGACAAGAATAATATAAGTAAAACAGAAAGCCGGAAGCCTGAAACAGGTTTCCGGTTTTTTGAAGGAAAAGGATGCAGCAAAACAGCCAATAAAACAGAAATAATTCTCATAATATTGTGGAAATTTTCATTCCGGTTCGCTATAATTAAGTTAATATTTTTATCCAACGGTAAAATACGGAATCACTGTGCCCGCATCACAAGGGAATGTGATGTTTAAAACAAGGAGTGTGTTATGAAATGAAAACAGCCAAAGAGAATTTTTCGGAAAGATTATTATCTCAGAAAAGGCATCCCATCCTGCAGAAACTGCTGTCAGTTCTGCTCTGTGCCTGTCTGCTGCTGGCGTCTCTGCCCATGGAAGGGTATGGTTCCGAAGTGCAGGCGGAAGAACCTCAGAGGAAAATTCTGTCCTTTTCCGAATTGCCGGATGAAGTAAAATATCAGACCGTGGAACCGGGAACGCCCCTGGAGGATTTGAACCTGCCGAAGACCCTGGAAGCAGTGTGTGTTCCGGCGGGACAGGACAGCAACGTAAATCCGGAAACTCCGGTTCAGCCAGAGGAAAGTCCGGATGTGAAAGGGACAGATCCGGAAAGTGGAAGTCGGCCGGAAGAAACACTGGAAGTTCCGGAAGATATGGATGAGACAGTTCCTCCGGAAGAAATGCGAGATTCTTCTTCAGGCAATGAGAATAGTGAAGCAGAATTTCCGGCAGAAAATGAAGCTGAAGAACCGGAAACTCCGGCAGAAAACGGGCCGGAAGAACAGCCGGAATCTCCGGCTCCTGACACAGAGCCAGGTACAGGGGAAGTGCCGGAAGGGAATCCGGAGACAATACCGGAGACAGATATAGATTCAAACTCAAACTCAAATTCAGAAAAAACTGTTGTAATAGAACATGTTACCTGGACAGGAACCCCTGCGTATGACAGCGAAACGGAAGGGGTTTACGTGTTTGCGCCTGTATTGCCGGAAGGGTATGTGCTGGCGGAAGGCGTGGGGCTGCCGGAGGTTCAGGTGACGGTAAAATCCGGGGATAATTCAGAAGGGGATGGAGCAGGGCAGGAAACGTTTTCTGAAGGAAAGAAAGAGGAGTCCGGGACAGGGGAAGAACTGACGGAAGAATATGTGAGTGGAGCGGAAGAAAGAGAGTATGGGGCGCGGGCTGCTTCTGATACGATTGTGATTAGTGAGGATACGGAATGGGATGGCAAGGTTTTATCTGGTGAAAAACTGGTGATTGAGGATAATGTAACTTTAACATTTAAAAATAAGTTGATAATCAGGGGAACTGTTTATATTCAGGGTGGGGGAACAATTAAAAGAGGAAGCAATGCTGCAAAAATTGAAACATATAGATTTGCTACCCTGATACTGCAAAATATTAAGTTAGATGGTGGAGGAATACCTTCTGCTTACCCAATAATAGATGTTGAAATAGACAGTAAACTCACAATAGAAGATAATTGTGAAATTCAAAATTGCATACGTAATAGTTCAGCTGGCGATGGAGTGATTGTGCTAAGTGCAAATGTTACAGCAAATTTTAATGGATGTGTGATTAATGGGTGTTCAGTAAAAAATAATGGAGGTTTTCTTTATTTAGAAGGGGCAAGAGGAAATATAAAAGGAACAGTAGCAAATTTTGAAAACTGTATAATTGAAAACTGTTCCGCAGAACGTAGTGGAGGGGCATTTTGTTGTGGCAAGGACAGTATAGTGACATTAAATGAAAATTGCAGGATTAAAAATTGTTCGGCGAAGTATGATGGCGGAGGGGCTATTTATTCTGAGGATGCAGCGTTAAAACTTAATGGTTGTGTGATTGAGAA is from Lachnospiraceae bacterium JLR.KK002 and encodes:
- a CDS encoding aspartate aminotransferase family protein, coding for MEANAWIDQAEHAILHTYNRYQIILERGEGVYLYDTEGKKYLDFAAGIAVQALGYGNKEYNDALKMQIDRLLHTSNLYYNQPTIEAAKKLCEVSGMERVFFTNSGTEAIEGAIKAAKKYAYEKDGTTDHEIIAMEHSFHGRSLGALSVTGNAHYREPFEPLPGIVKFAEYNNLDSLEALISEKTCAIIMETVQGEGGIYPAEQEFLTGVKQLCEIHDILLILDEIQCGMGRSGQMFAWQTYGVKPDIMTCAKALGCGVPVGAFLMTEKVARSSLKPGDHGTTYGGNPFVGAAVSKVLDIFKEQNITGHVQEISVYLEEQLEELKQDYGFVKARRGLGLMQGLELGPEVPAGEISKKALEQGLILITAGNNVLRFVPPLVIEKVHVDEMTEILRKIFEPYGK
- the argB gene encoding acetylglutamate kinase is translated as MEDKNMQEILQKAEVLIEALPYIQRFNRKIIVVKYGGSAMVDEELKKSVIQDVTLLKLVGFKPIIVHGGGKEISKWVEKSGMEPEFVNGLRKTDAATMEIAEMVLGKVNKSLVQMVQELGVNAIGISGKDGGLLKVDKKYSQGQDIGFVGDVKEVNPKVLFDLLEKDFLPIVCPIGLGDAFDTYNINADDAACAIARAVNAEKLAFLTDIEGVYKDPEDKSTLISELSVSEAQELIGDGYIGGGMLPKLNNCIDAIENGVSRVHILDGRIPHCLLLEIFTNRGIGTAILGDSEERFYSKK